CCTTTGCGGCCGAGTCCGTCGACCTGGCGGGAAAAGATATGTTCGAACCCGTAGTCATTACCGCAGGCGGTCAGAATCGAGCTGTCTGTCGTCAAAGCGATTGCTGGCAATGCTTTGCGTTCCAGTTTCGAGGTCAGGCGTACCACCATCTCGGCCGCGAAATGCTGGCTGTCGGCCGCCGATCCGCCGTTCCCGCAGATCAGGATCTTGCGTTTTTTGCCGATCGCGATAGTCAACTCGACCGCTACTTCAAGGATCGCGTCAGGGTAGGTGTTTTTGCCGGCGCGAAGCATCTTCTCGCGTTCGGCCATCGCCTCATAGACTATTTCCTTAAATTCGTCGCTCAATTTACATCTCGCTTTCAGTATCGTTCGAATTCATTTTCTTCGTTTCGCTTTTCGCGAAGACAGAAACGGCGGAGTTGTTATCGCGAACGAAGCGCACCGATCTTAACGCATGAGATTGCTTCGTCGACTCGTTTCTCGCAATGACAATCTCCTCGTCCATACGCATTGTGCCAATT
The genomic region above belongs to Candidatus Zixiibacteriota bacterium and contains:
- a CDS encoding SIS domain-containing protein, which produces MAEREKMLRAGKNTYPDAILEVAVELTIAIGKKRKILICGNGGSAADSQHFAAEMVVRLTSKLERKALPAIALTTDSSILTACGNDYGFEHIFSRQVDGLGRKGDILLAISTSGNSPNILKAIETAAEKNMIIVGLFGNDGGAAKESCDHTIIVSSKNVMRIQEEHTFILHTLVEIVERMLIEEA